The following proteins come from a genomic window of Actinomarinicola tropica:
- a CDS encoding TIGR03960 family B12-binding radical SAM protein — protein MGSLWTALEPLLPKVQKPARYIGLEDGSQQPNPQPGQVGWLMSYPDTYEIGLPNQGLQILYEIVNEREDAWAERSYAPWTDLEELMRRRGVPLFSVDTHRPAADFDVIAFNLSAELTYTNVLNCVDLAGVPVRAADRRPEHPLVAVGGHCTYNPEPIADFVDIVVLGDGEEVIGEITEVVREWKASGRTEGSRENVLRALAGISGVYVPSLYEAEFDGGSLVGVFPRFPDVPEIVEKRTIADLADWPYPKNQLVPLTEVVHDRLNVEVFRGCTRGCRFCQAGMITRPVRERPAEQVRKMVQDGLARTGYDEVALTSLSTADFSGIERVVADTVDDPSNRGQVSVSLPSLRVDAFTVGVAAQIQKARRTGLTFAPEAGTWRMRQIINKLIREEDLYGAVESAYSQGWRRMKLYFLTGLPSETDEDTLGIADLARNCVELGRAHHKSPSVTVSVGGFVPKPFTPFQWFGQNTVPELSRKVGLLRDATKRDRGVNLKWHDPKATLVEGIVSRGDRRLGPVIEDVWRRGGTFQEWSEHFDHQLWVDTMEAHGLSVDWYVHRHRTEDEVLPWDHISAGLHRDFLWQEWQDALAEVGLPDCRWTPCYDCGACTGYGIEHVVASAVPPAGGSQGTGQDLSTGGVPVRIGTKPVGAGAR, from the coding sequence ATGGGTTCCCTGTGGACAGCGCTCGAACCGCTCCTGCCGAAGGTGCAGAAGCCGGCGCGCTACATCGGCCTCGAGGACGGGTCGCAGCAGCCGAACCCCCAGCCCGGCCAGGTCGGCTGGCTGATGTCGTACCCCGACACCTACGAGATCGGGCTCCCGAACCAGGGCCTCCAGATCCTCTACGAGATCGTCAACGAGCGTGAGGACGCCTGGGCCGAGCGGTCCTACGCCCCCTGGACCGACCTCGAGGAGCTCATGCGCCGCCGCGGCGTGCCGCTGTTCTCGGTCGACACCCACCGTCCCGCCGCCGACTTCGACGTCATCGCCTTCAACCTGTCGGCCGAGCTCACGTACACGAACGTCCTCAACTGCGTCGACCTCGCCGGCGTCCCCGTCCGGGCGGCCGACCGACGCCCCGAGCACCCGCTCGTCGCCGTCGGGGGCCACTGCACCTACAACCCCGAGCCCATCGCCGACTTCGTCGACATCGTCGTGCTCGGCGACGGCGAGGAGGTCATCGGCGAGATCACCGAGGTCGTGCGCGAGTGGAAGGCCTCGGGTCGCACCGAGGGCTCCCGCGAGAACGTGCTGCGGGCCCTCGCCGGTATCTCCGGCGTGTACGTCCCCTCGCTCTACGAGGCGGAGTTCGACGGCGGGTCGCTCGTCGGCGTGTTCCCGCGCTTCCCCGACGTCCCCGAGATCGTCGAGAAGCGCACCATCGCCGACCTCGCCGACTGGCCGTACCCGAAGAACCAGCTCGTCCCGCTCACCGAGGTCGTCCACGACCGCCTCAACGTCGAGGTGTTCCGCGGTTGCACCCGCGGCTGCCGCTTCTGCCAGGCCGGGATGATCACCCGCCCGGTCCGCGAGCGCCCGGCCGAGCAGGTTCGCAAGATGGTCCAGGACGGGCTGGCCCGCACCGGCTACGACGAGGTCGCCCTCACCTCCCTGTCCACCGCCGACTTCTCCGGCATCGAGCGCGTCGTCGCCGACACCGTGGACGACCCGTCCAACCGCGGGCAGGTCTCGGTCTCGTTGCCGAGCCTCCGGGTCGACGCCTTCACCGTCGGCGTCGCCGCCCAGATCCAGAAGGCCCGCCGCACCGGGCTCACGTTCGCCCCCGAGGCCGGCACCTGGCGGATGCGCCAGATCATCAACAAGCTCATCCGCGAGGAGGACCTCTACGGCGCCGTCGAGTCCGCCTACTCGCAGGGCTGGCGCCGGATGAAGCTCTACTTCCTCACCGGTCTGCCGTCGGAGACCGACGAGGACACCCTGGGCATCGCCGACCTCGCCCGCAACTGCGTCGAGCTCGGCCGGGCCCACCACAAGAGCCCCTCGGTCACCGTGTCGGTCGGCGGCTTCGTGCCCAAGCCGTTCACGCCGTTCCAGTGGTTCGGCCAGAACACCGTCCCGGAGCTGTCCCGCAAGGTCGGCCTCCTGCGCGACGCCACCAAGCGGGACCGGGGCGTCAACCTCAAGTGGCACGATCCGAAGGCCACCCTCGTCGAGGGCATCGTCAGCCGTGGCGACCGCCGGCTGGGCCCGGTCATCGAGGACGTGTGGCGGCGCGGCGGCACCTTCCAGGAGTGGTCCGAGCACTTCGACCACCAGCTCTGGGTCGACACCATGGAGGCCCACGGCCTCTCGGTCGACTGGTACGTCCACCGGCACCGCACCGAGGACGAGGTCCTCCCGTGGGACCACATCTCCGCCGGGCTCCACCGCGACTTCCTCTGGCAGGAGTGGCAGGACGCCCTCGCCGAGGTCGGGCTCCCGGACTGCCGCTGGACGCCGTGCTACGACTGCGGCGCCTGCACCGGCTACGGCATCGAGCACGTCGTCGCCTCGGCCGTGCCGCCGGCGGGCGGCAGCCAGGGCACCGGCCAGGACCTCAGCACCGGCGGGGTCCCGGTCCGCATCGGCACCAAGCCGGTCGGGGCAGGGGCCCGATGA
- a CDS encoding TIGR03936 family radical SAM-associated protein codes for MTRPVPFRVRVRFTKLGKVRFLGHRDLARVWERALRRAGLPVTYSEGFSPRPRLAFGLALSTAYESLGEYLDIDLDALPDDMVALPGRLSALLPEGIDVTAACEVSRSEPSLQQAVTSCSWLIDVIDIDPGEAAAVVDRALAAPSLMLTRERKGNVVTDDLRPQILALEVVGPTPSGTRLHAELGTQPRTLRPAELLAALDPPLEEGLVRRTHQWMTSDGARREVLPSDATDALHVGERAS; via the coding sequence ATGACCCGCCCCGTGCCGTTCCGCGTGCGGGTGCGGTTCACCAAGCTCGGCAAGGTCCGGTTCCTCGGCCACCGCGACCTCGCCCGGGTGTGGGAGCGCGCCCTGCGCCGCGCCGGCCTGCCCGTCACCTACTCCGAGGGCTTCTCCCCCCGGCCCCGCCTCGCCTTCGGTCTCGCCCTCTCCACGGCCTACGAGAGCCTCGGCGAGTACCTCGACATCGACCTCGACGCGCTGCCCGATGACATGGTGGCGCTCCCCGGTCGGCTCTCCGCCCTCCTCCCCGAGGGCATCGACGTCACCGCGGCCTGCGAGGTGAGCCGGAGCGAACCGTCGCTCCAGCAGGCCGTCACCAGCTGCTCCTGGCTCATCGACGTGATCGACATCGACCCCGGCGAGGCTGCCGCGGTCGTCGATCGGGCGCTGGCGGCGCCCTCCCTGATGCTCACCCGAGAGCGGAAGGGCAACGTCGTCACCGACGACCTGCGGCCCCAGATCCTGGCCCTCGAGGTCGTCGGCCCGACACCGTCCGGCACCCGGCTCCACGCGGAGCTGGGCACCCAACCCCGTACCCTGCGCCCCGCCGAGCTGCTCGCCGCGCTCGACCCTCCCCTCGAGGAGGGGCTGGTGCGCAGGACCCACCAGTGGATGACGAGCGACGGCGCGCGCCGGGAGGTCCTCCCGAGCGACGCGACGGACGCCCTGCACGTCGGCGAGCGTGCGTCATGA
- the rodA gene encoding rod shape-determining protein RodA, producing MAITDAPLVRAQRRSAAATGVRSRLSGSPWRHLDISLIVVLGLLSVVSVVMVLAATHGPRTTTNDTFFMVRQAMFVVIGFGVMFGVAMIDYRRWREWWVGVYALGMLSLVFVMLFGISAKGTQRGFAIAGFQLQPSEFMKIAAVIVLAALFADRAPDLRGTLTGLGVVAPPVVLILLQPDLGTALVFGAITLGVLLVAGVPARVMLGLLLAASLATGVVLTSDVLAEYQKARLTNFVNPDALDRDARYNTEQSQIAIASGGLTGQGLLKGGQTSNGYVPEQQTDFIFTAIGEELGFVGAASVLALYGFLLWRILRAAQLSRDAFGTLLCVGVFCMILFQLFENIGMSLGIMPVTGIPLPFMSYGGSSMLVAFILAGFVLNVHMRRFS from the coding sequence ATGGCGATCACCGACGCCCCCCTCGTCCGGGCCCAACGCCGGTCGGCTGCGGCCACCGGCGTCCGCAGCCGGCTGTCCGGCTCGCCGTGGCGCCACCTCGACATCAGCCTGATCGTCGTGCTCGGCCTGCTCTCGGTCGTCAGCGTGGTCATGGTGCTCGCGGCCACCCACGGACCCCGGACGACCACGAACGACACGTTCTTCATGGTCCGCCAGGCGATGTTCGTCGTCATCGGCTTCGGGGTGATGTTCGGCGTCGCCATGATCGACTACCGCCGCTGGCGGGAGTGGTGGGTCGGCGTCTACGCCCTCGGCATGTTGTCGCTCGTGTTCGTGATGCTCTTCGGCATCTCGGCCAAGGGCACCCAGCGCGGCTTCGCGATCGCCGGCTTCCAGCTCCAGCCGTCGGAGTTCATGAAGATCGCGGCCGTGATCGTTCTCGCCGCCCTCTTCGCCGACCGGGCGCCCGACCTACGGGGCACGCTCACCGGACTCGGGGTCGTCGCGCCCCCCGTCGTGCTCATCCTGCTCCAGCCCGACCTCGGCACGGCGCTCGTGTTCGGCGCCATCACCCTCGGCGTGCTCCTCGTCGCCGGCGTGCCCGCCCGGGTCATGCTCGGCCTCCTGCTCGCAGCGTCGCTCGCCACCGGGGTGGTCCTCACCTCCGACGTGCTCGCCGAGTACCAGAAGGCCCGGCTCACCAACTTCGTCAACCCCGATGCCCTCGACCGCGACGCCCGGTACAACACCGAGCAGTCCCAGATCGCCATCGCCAGCGGCGGTCTCACCGGGCAGGGCCTGCTGAAGGGCGGCCAGACGAGCAACGGCTACGTGCCCGAGCAGCAGACCGACTTCATCTTCACCGCCATCGGGGAGGAGCTGGGCTTCGTCGGCGCGGCCTCGGTGCTGGCCCTCTACGGCTTCCTGCTCTGGCGCATCCTGCGGGCCGCCCAGCTGTCACGTGATGCGTTCGGGACGCTCCTGTGCGTGGGCGTCTTCTGCATGATCCTGTTCCAGCTGTTCGAGAACATCGGCATGTCGCTCGGGATCATGCCCGTCACCGGCATCCCCCTGCCCTTCATGTCCTACGGCGGCTCGTCGATGTTGGTGGCGTTCATCCTCGCCGGGTTCGTCCTCAACGTGCACATGCGGCGCTTCAGCTGA
- the mreC gene encoding rod shape-determining protein MreC: MGPFPRGGRTRFVLVLLVLTAVSLMTLDSRGAGPIGTMRGVVSSVLSPFRAGAEWVLSPFGDVWNGITNYGELEDENAELHARVAELEGELLRDQGAAALMERWFEQTEIDFGADIEQVTARVIAGPATSFESTVRIDKGSDDGIEEGMAVVTGAGLVGRVHQVTADEAVVLLLDDPRMRVGVRIVSTQEQAILEGVGAGQAPQLVVSGDTEVAAGDILQTSGLAESLYPPDVPIGRVLDVPDDDAPSDGGDDVGDIDEDDTTATTTGGGSVLPDIDPVLSRRIDVEPAARLDRLNFLTVLLWTPST; this comes from the coding sequence GTGGGCCCGTTCCCCCGCGGCGGTCGCACCCGCTTCGTCCTCGTCCTCCTCGTCCTCACGGCGGTCAGCCTCATGACCCTCGACAGCCGCGGCGCGGGTCCGATCGGCACGATGCGGGGCGTCGTGAGCTCGGTGCTGTCGCCGTTCCGCGCCGGCGCGGAGTGGGTCCTCTCGCCGTTCGGCGACGTCTGGAACGGGATCACGAACTACGGCGAGCTCGAGGACGAGAACGCCGAGCTGCACGCCCGGGTCGCCGAGCTCGAGGGCGAGCTCCTGCGAGACCAGGGGGCGGCGGCGCTCATGGAGCGCTGGTTCGAGCAGACCGAGATCGACTTCGGCGCCGACATCGAGCAGGTCACGGCGCGGGTCATCGCCGGCCCGGCCACCTCGTTCGAGTCCACGGTGCGCATCGACAAGGGGAGCGACGACGGGATCGAGGAGGGGATGGCGGTGGTCACCGGCGCCGGCCTCGTCGGCCGCGTCCACCAGGTGACCGCCGACGAGGCCGTCGTGCTGCTGCTCGACGACCCGCGCATGCGCGTCGGCGTGCGGATCGTGTCGACCCAGGAGCAGGCGATCCTCGAGGGGGTCGGTGCCGGCCAGGCGCCCCAGCTCGTCGTCTCCGGCGACACCGAGGTGGCGGCGGGCGACATCCTCCAGACGAGCGGACTCGCCGAGAGCCTCTACCCACCGGACGTCCCCATCGGCCGGGTGCTCGACGTGCCCGACGACGACGCCCCGAGCGACGGCGGCGACGACGTCGGCGACATCGACGAGGACGACACCACCGCCACCACGACGGGTGGCGGCTCGGTGCTCCCCGACATCGATCCCGTCCTCTCGCGCCGCATCGACGTCGAGCCGGCCGCCCGCCTCGACCGGCTCAACTTCCTGACCGTCCTGCTCTGGACACCGTCGACATGA
- the mrdA gene encoding penicillin-binding protein 2, with amino-acid sequence MHDSQPLRLSILGIVAVALFTALFSRLWFLQVMAVEEYEAVGVSNRTRTIVVEGPRGRILDRNGVVLADNREAVVVTVDRSTLEAADDPQVVLTDLVAELNRAGVPTTIDEVEAAIDGWTGDPYRPIVVANDVGDDLYITLSERATSLPGVGVEKRLVRQYPNGSLAAHVLGYTGEINADELAARVDAEKAYQLGDRIGKMGIEQQYEGRLRGVPGSITFEVDSMGRIVSILDRVEPQPGDDVWLTLDADVQRVAEESLASEIVRAQQAGGTSNDFPIRAPAGSAVVTQPDTGEVVAMASYPTFDPNELIGGVSSARYQELTAMEPHFSPMTNRAIRGQYAPGSTFKIFTGYAAATMGVRAPGVHIDDTGSYTINNCVGRCTFENSSPGSNGPVNLQRALTISSNVYFFQLGAQFHAQPSAYGPRPIQDVAAQFGLGQRTGLALPNEAGGLLIDAEVRAQRHEDNPEAYPEGNWYVGDSVNLAIGQGEIAVTPLQLVNAYATMGNGGQLHNPNIVRQVTDPLSGEVLQSFEPRLIRDLELDGSVRAPILDGLVGVTQSEEGTASRVFAGYPHAEYPVAGKTGTAQNYGRASNSLFAGWAPAHDPEYAIAVVVEEGGYGSRVAAPIARRILEPIALREIDGTPISDVPEIEVEAGGSFD; translated from the coding sequence ATGCACGACTCCCAGCCGCTTCGCCTGAGCATCCTCGGCATCGTCGCCGTGGCGCTGTTCACCGCGCTGTTCTCGCGCCTGTGGTTCCTCCAGGTCATGGCGGTCGAGGAGTACGAGGCGGTCGGCGTCTCCAACCGGACGCGCACGATCGTCGTCGAGGGGCCCCGTGGCCGCATCCTCGACCGCAACGGCGTCGTCCTCGCCGACAACCGCGAGGCGGTCGTGGTCACCGTCGACCGCTCGACGCTCGAGGCCGCCGACGACCCGCAGGTGGTGCTCACCGACCTGGTGGCCGAGCTGAACCGCGCCGGCGTCCCGACCACCATCGACGAGGTCGAGGCGGCGATCGACGGGTGGACCGGCGACCCGTACCGGCCGATCGTGGTGGCGAACGACGTCGGCGACGACCTCTACATCACGTTGAGCGAGAGGGCGACGTCGCTCCCGGGCGTCGGCGTCGAGAAGCGCCTCGTGCGCCAGTACCCGAACGGCAGCCTGGCGGCCCACGTCCTCGGGTACACCGGCGAGATCAACGCCGACGAGCTGGCCGCCCGAGTCGACGCCGAGAAGGCCTACCAGCTGGGCGACCGCATCGGGAAGATGGGGATCGAGCAGCAGTACGAGGGCCGCCTCCGGGGGGTCCCCGGATCGATCACCTTCGAGGTCGACTCGATGGGCCGCATCGTCTCGATCCTCGACCGGGTCGAGCCCCAGCCCGGCGACGACGTGTGGCTCACGCTCGACGCCGACGTGCAGCGCGTGGCGGAGGAGTCCCTGGCCAGCGAGATCGTGCGGGCGCAGCAGGCGGGCGGCACCTCCAACGACTTTCCGATCCGCGCCCCTGCCGGCTCCGCCGTCGTCACCCAACCCGACACCGGCGAGGTCGTGGCGATGGCGTCGTACCCCACCTTCGACCCCAACGAGCTGATCGGCGGCGTCTCCAGCGCGCGCTACCAGGAGCTCACCGCGATGGAGCCCCACTTCAGCCCGATGACGAACCGCGCCATCCGCGGCCAGTACGCGCCCGGCTCGACGTTCAAGATCTTCACCGGGTACGCGGCCGCGACGATGGGCGTCCGAGCGCCCGGCGTGCACATCGACGACACCGGCAGCTACACGATCAACAACTGCGTCGGGCGTTGCACGTTCGAGAACTCGAGCCCGGGCAGCAACGGCCCGGTGAACCTGCAGCGGGCGCTCACCATCTCGAGCAACGTCTACTTCTTCCAGCTCGGCGCCCAGTTCCACGCCCAGCCGAGTGCCTACGGCCCGCGCCCGATCCAGGACGTGGCCGCGCAGTTCGGACTCGGCCAGCGCACCGGCCTCGCCCTGCCGAACGAGGCCGGAGGGCTCCTCATCGATGCCGAGGTGCGCGCCCAGCGCCACGAGGACAACCCCGAGGCCTACCCCGAGGGCAACTGGTACGTCGGCGACTCGGTCAACCTCGCGATCGGCCAGGGCGAGATCGCCGTCACGCCCCTCCAGCTCGTCAACGCCTACGCCACCATGGGCAACGGCGGGCAGCTCCACAACCCGAACATCGTGCGCCAGGTCACCGACCCCCTCTCCGGCGAGGTGCTCCAGTCGTTCGAGCCGCGACTGATCCGCGACCTGGAGCTCGACGGCAGCGTCCGGGCCCCGATCCTGGACGGGCTCGTCGGCGTGACGCAGAGCGAGGAGGGCACGGCCTCCCGCGTCTTCGCCGGGTACCCCCACGCCGAGTACCCCGTCGCCGGCAAGACGGGCACCGCGCAGAACTACGGCCGGGCGTCGAACTCGCTGTTCGCCGGTTGGGCACCGGCCCACGACCCCGAGTACGCGATCGCCGTCGTCGTCGAGGAAGGCGGCTACGGCTCCCGCGTCGCCGCGCCGATCGCCCGTCGCATCCTCGAGCCGATCGCGCTCCGGGAGATCGACGGCACCCCGATCTCCGACGTCCCCGAGATCGAGGTCGAAGCAGGAGGCTCCTTCGACTGA
- the mreD gene encoding rod shape-determining protein MreD, producing MTMPTWARVGLVLFVALMLQLSVVADLRLWGVTGNALVVAPVAAGLLGGPERGATVGFAAGLLFDAFVTTPFGLTALVWTVTGYATGLLGRNLIRSTPIGTIAFAVAAAIGSTTLFVLVGTLLGQDHLLDAPVVRILVVGALLAAGAVLLMQPAMRWALTDPHDPVHARR from the coding sequence ATGACGATGCCGACCTGGGCGAGGGTCGGGCTCGTCCTCTTCGTCGCCCTGATGCTCCAGCTGTCGGTCGTCGCCGACCTCCGCCTCTGGGGCGTCACCGGCAACGCTCTCGTCGTCGCGCCCGTCGCCGCCGGGCTCCTCGGTGGACCGGAGCGGGGAGCGACGGTCGGCTTCGCCGCCGGCCTGCTCTTCGACGCCTTCGTCACCACGCCCTTCGGCCTCACCGCGCTCGTGTGGACGGTCACCGGGTACGCCACCGGGCTGCTGGGACGGAACCTCATCCGCTCGACGCCGATCGGCACGATCGCCTTCGCCGTGGCCGCAGCGATCGGCTCGACCACGTTGTTCGTCCTCGTCGGTACCCTGCTCGGCCAGGACCACCTGCTCGACGCGCCGGTGGTGCGCATCCTCGTCGTGGGGGCGCTCCTGGCCGCCGGCGCCGTCCTCCTGATGCAGCCCGCCATGCGCTGGGCGCTCACCGATCCCCACGACCCGGTGCACGCGCGCCGGTGA